A DNA window from Engystomops pustulosus chromosome 6, aEngPut4.maternal, whole genome shotgun sequence contains the following coding sequences:
- the LOC140065278 gene encoding C5a anaphylatoxin chemotactic receptor 1-like, which yields MVADGGSCNLRVFRNFYAVEQNDTSTGAVLATTYNRTIYEDNQTNLDIVDNFNNIGVFQKIIITLYSIIFLLGIIGNGLVIWIAGFRMKKTISVVWFLHLAIADLLCCASMPLLITHLASVNVCRSFSSKIFCSLNIFLLYINMSASVLLLTAMSIDRWVSVMWPFWAKVHRTQKRVRIAAGIIWGLSLFWAGIMFYLLVFYVLYVSDIYNTAMTIQLIRLVLMFVIPFLIIFTSYVTIFLKIKKSNRPQRSQRPYRIITAVILGFFVCWAPYYIWPLTPLYRDTFGVEFYVAHLIVNSLAYLNSCINPIIYVFMGQDFRPGFLKSIAFRVEKALGDHPDEFCRERKNFKPLPNKDV from the exons atggttgcagatggagggtcatgtaattTGCG GGTTTTCAGAAACTTCTATGCCGTGGAGCAGAATGACACATCCACTGGTGCCGTGTTGGCCACCACTTACAACAG GACAATTTACGAAGACAACCAGACCAATCTCGATATTGTTGACAATTTTAATAACATTGGAGTTTTTCAGAAAATCATAATCACATTATACAGCATCATTTTTCTACTCGGGATTATCGGGAATGGATTAGTCATCTGGATTGCCGGATTCCGGATGAAGAAGACAATCAGTGTCGTGTGGTTCCTCCACTTGGCCATCGCGGACCTCCTGTGCTGCGCTTCTATGCCTCTGCTGATAACACATTTGGCTTCTGTTAATGTTTGTCGATCTTTTTCATCAAAAATTTTTTGCTCACTCAACATTTTTCTGTTGTACATAAACATGAgcgccagtgtcctcctcctgacgGCCATGAGTATTGATCGCTGGGTATCGGTCATGTGGCCATTTTGGGCCAAAGTTCATAGGACACAGAAACGAGTGAGAATCGCTGCAGGAATTATCTGGGGGCTGAGTCTCTTTTGGGCGGGAATAATGTTTTACTTATTAGTATTTTATGTTCTTTATGTAAGTGACATCTATAATACGGCAATGACCATTCAGCTGATCCGGTTGGTTCTAATGTTTGTAATCCCCTTCCTCATCATCTTCACCAGTTATGTCACCATTTTcctcaaaattaaaaaaagtaatagaCCCCAGAGATCTCAGAGACCCTACAGGATCATCACCGCTGTTATATTGGGTTTCTTCGTCTGTTGGGCTCCGTATTACATCTGGCCGCTCACTCCCTTGTATAGAGATACATTTGGCGTTGAATTCTATGTAGCACATCTTATTGTTAACTCCTTGGCTTATCTAAACAGTTGCATCAATCCaataatttatgtttttatggGCCAGGATTTTAGACCTGGATTCCTAAAATCGATT